From a single Bremerella alba genomic region:
- a CDS encoding PIG-L deacetylase family protein, protein MSFSLRNLLVISIALLVISGGGTAAAWGQSSASGEPTSEKKLRIICFGAHPDDAEYKSGGTAIKWAKQGHQVKLVSVTNGDIGHWQMSGGELAQRRAAESAEVAKRMGVVSQVLDIHDGELLPTLENRRKITRLIRDWNADIVISHRPWDYHPDHRNVGILVQDAAFMVLVPYFCPDTPPLKQNPVFLYSSDRFQKPYPFRPDVAIALDDVFEEKVDALMALESQIFEGGALGSPEYVAEVPPASKPELRRQFVHDRWTKRQGSEAKQHRGLLQQWYGEELGNKIQFAETFEVCEYGRQPTPEELRELFPFFPQALSN, encoded by the coding sequence ATGTCTTTTTCGCTGCGAAATCTCCTTGTTATCTCGATTGCATTGCTCGTTATAAGTGGTGGCGGTACGGCTGCTGCTTGGGGCCAATCCTCTGCTTCGGGTGAACCAACTTCAGAGAAGAAACTCCGCATCATTTGTTTTGGCGCCCATCCGGACGATGCCGAGTACAAAAGTGGTGGCACGGCCATCAAGTGGGCCAAGCAAGGGCACCAAGTGAAGTTGGTCTCGGTCACCAACGGAGATATCGGTCATTGGCAGATGTCTGGAGGTGAACTAGCTCAGCGCCGCGCGGCCGAGTCGGCGGAGGTGGCTAAACGAATGGGAGTCGTTTCCCAAGTGCTCGACATCCATGACGGCGAACTGCTGCCCACGCTGGAGAATCGCCGCAAGATCACACGTCTCATCCGTGATTGGAATGCAGATATCGTCATCAGCCATCGACCGTGGGATTACCACCCCGATCACCGCAACGTGGGCATTCTTGTGCAAGATGCGGCGTTCATGGTCTTAGTGCCGTATTTCTGTCCTGATACACCGCCACTGAAGCAGAACCCGGTCTTTCTCTATTCAAGCGACCGCTTCCAGAAGCCGTATCCCTTCCGTCCTGATGTTGCGATCGCGCTCGACGATGTATTCGAGGAAAAGGTTGACGCATTGATGGCTTTGGAATCGCAGATCTTTGAAGGGGGTGCGCTGGGCAGTCCCGAATATGTCGCCGAGGTCCCGCCTGCATCCAAGCCGGAATTGCGTCGGCAGTTCGTCCACGATCGCTGGACAAAGCGTCAAGGATCGGAAGCCAAGCAGCACCGCGGACTTTTGCAGCAATGGTACGGAGAAGAACTCGGCAACAAAATACAATTCGCCGAGACCTTCGAGGTGTGCGAATACGGTCGTCAGCCAACGCCGGAAGAGCTTCGCGAGTTATTCCCGTTCTTTCCCCAGGCGTTAAGCAATTGA
- a CDS encoding PepSY-associated TM helix domain-containing protein — protein sequence MSLDMVESAADVRAVEKVPSNSSSPKKQPTPTSLYRVMWRWHFYAGMIVSPILMVVSITGGIFIFAAETGDFVHHDRLFVDSVGETAPYTAMLASAEQAIPGGKSTRITLHADPSRTAVVSVTPKKQEGEEEKKGRRGRGTSVYVDPYTAHVQQVEKGPDQVGAFFRTVLNIHRRLLAGTTGRIVVELTTTWTIILVLSGIYLWWPRKKEKIKGVWIPRLSGKFYTILRDLHTVPGIYLTPICLLIIVTGLFYTVVWGESFYQVTNPLIGSEVVEKEEPGKGGSKSKGAKEAYVAPKLELQAAMTKARELYPDRDVTLTLPTKSDDHYDVSAINDYARGTYGAMDSTGLKLHRDTGMVMDVEDLWNNDRYWWHTWAYPLHVGSVLGMTTKIFWLVACVLLVAMPFTGIWMWWKRRPKGKTGFPATPTPGGVSRWVWITILVLCFTLPTFGLSVLVIVLFDFALSRIQSWRSPRVA from the coding sequence ATGTCCCTAGACATGGTTGAGTCAGCAGCGGATGTGCGTGCCGTAGAAAAGGTGCCATCCAATTCGAGTTCGCCTAAGAAACAGCCGACGCCCACTTCGCTGTACCGCGTGATGTGGCGTTGGCATTTCTATGCTGGCATGATTGTCTCGCCGATTCTAATGGTGGTTTCGATCACTGGAGGGATCTTTATTTTCGCAGCGGAAACCGGCGACTTCGTCCATCATGACCGGTTGTTCGTGGACTCTGTCGGTGAGACAGCCCCATACACCGCAATGCTGGCCAGCGCGGAACAGGCCATCCCCGGCGGCAAGTCGACCCGCATTACCCTGCATGCCGACCCGTCGCGTACGGCAGTCGTCAGCGTGACGCCTAAGAAGCAGGAAGGTGAGGAGGAAAAGAAAGGACGCCGTGGCCGAGGGACTTCCGTGTATGTCGATCCATACACTGCCCATGTACAGCAAGTCGAAAAGGGACCTGACCAGGTCGGCGCATTTTTCCGCACCGTGTTGAACATTCATCGACGACTTTTGGCCGGAACCACCGGACGCATTGTCGTCGAGCTTACGACAACCTGGACAATCATCTTGGTCCTCAGCGGGATCTACCTTTGGTGGCCCCGTAAAAAGGAAAAGATCAAAGGTGTTTGGATCCCGCGACTGTCGGGCAAGTTTTACACCATCCTCCGCGATCTCCACACGGTGCCAGGCATCTACCTGACACCGATCTGCCTGCTCATTATCGTGACGGGATTGTTCTACACGGTTGTCTGGGGAGAATCGTTCTACCAGGTTACCAACCCTCTTATTGGCAGCGAAGTCGTCGAGAAGGAGGAGCCCGGCAAGGGCGGTTCGAAGTCGAAAGGTGCAAAAGAGGCTTACGTCGCCCCGAAGCTCGAACTGCAAGCCGCCATGACCAAGGCGCGCGAGCTTTACCCCGATCGGGACGTCACCCTGACCCTTCCTACCAAGTCGGACGATCACTATGATGTTTCCGCGATTAACGACTATGCTCGCGGAACCTATGGGGCGATGGACTCGACCGGGCTCAAGCTTCATCGCGACACCGGCATGGTCATGGACGTCGAAGATCTGTGGAATAACGACCGCTACTGGTGGCACACCTGGGCCTACCCACTGCATGTCGGTAGCGTACTGGGGATGACCACAAAGATCTTCTGGCTCGTGGCTTGTGTCCTCCTCGTCGCCATGCCGTTCACTGGCATCTGGATGTGGTGGAAGCGACGCCCCAAAGGAAAAACGGGCTTTCCAGCCACGCCAACCCCCGGCGGCGTCTCGCGCTGGGTTTGGATCACCATCCTAGTGCTATGCTTTACGCTACCAACGTTTGGGCTCTCGGTACTGGTAATCGTCCTCTTCGATTTCGCCTTGTCGAGAATACAAAGCTGGCGTTCGCCTCGCGTTGCGTAG